A window of Solanum stenotomum isolate F172 chromosome 9, ASM1918654v1, whole genome shotgun sequence genomic DNA:
CATTAGTCCTAACAGGAGGTAGTAGTTATATCATTAGCCAGAGGACCTtaaaaagtatttgaaaatgAAAGGATATCTCACCTTACAAAAACCAAGCAGAGGCTGTTGATTAATATGCTTGCATTACTAGTCATTAACAAAAATGGCTTCATTTTCCTTTCCCATTACCACTACTGCCTTTGTTATCTTGCTTCTAAGTCTTACCTCCAATGTGTTCAACAACTCAGCAGCCAAACACAGCCATTCCTCCTCCGTTAAGGGCATAAAAAACCCGAGGCTGCAAAAAGCCTACATTGCTCTCCAAGCTTGGAAACGTGTTATCTACTCTGATCCTAACAACTTCACCTCTACTTGGGTTGGCCCTTCAGTCTGCAACTACACTGGCATATATTGCGCGCCATTCCCTAATAACACCAAACTCCAAGTTGTTGCTGGCATTGATCTGAACCATGCTGATATAGCCGGTTTCCTACCTGAGGAACTCGGTCTTCTCAATGACTTAGCGTTGCTGCACCTAAACAGCAATCGCTTCTGTGGAATCCTCCCACTCTCTTTATCCAACCTCACTCTCTTGCATGAGCTTGATCTCAGTAACAACAGATTCGTAGGACCTTTTCCTAACGTTGTCCTCTCTCTGCCTTCCTTGAAATATCTTGATCTTCGCTACAATGAGTTTGAAGGGCCATTGCCTCCTCCACTCTTTAGCAAAGATCTCGATGCTATTTTCGTTAACAATAACCGTTTAACTAACGTGATCCCTTCAAATTTAGGATCAAGCTCTGCTTCTGTTGTGGTTTTTGCTAATAACTACTTTGGAGGATGCTTACCACCAAGCATAGCCAACTTTGCAAACACCTTAGAAGAGTTGCTCCTTACTAATACTAGCTTATCAGGGTGTTTGCCTCCTGAAGTGGGATTTTTGTACAAGCTAAAAGTTCTTGATGTGAGCAACAACAAGTTAGCAGGGACAATACCTTATACTATTGCTGGTTTAGCTCACTTGGAGCTACTAAATTTAGCACATAACATGTTTAGTGGAACTGTACCAGAGGGAATATGTGTATTACCTAAGCTCTCAAACTTCACATTCTCTTATAACTATTTCTGTGAGGAGCAAGGTATTTGCAGCAACTTGACATCAAAGGGCATAGTGTACGATGATCGTCGAAATTGTTTGCCAGAAAAGCCTCTTCAGAGAAGCAAGAAGGAATGTGATGCTGTGGATGAGCATCCCATTGACTGTTTAGCATTTCATTGTGGCACTTGATACTGTTTTCATGTGTTGGTTCTACTGAAAATGTGACAAATTAGTACTAGCTTGAGTTTTCCTTGaactttcttttcaaatttagtAGCCAATGTGAAAAAAGAATAAAGTCAATAGCAACTCTGTAAATATGGCGTGTGATTAAGTTTTTCTTATGTTGGTAATTTAACTTTGATGCTGCTGCTATTATGTGTTGTCCCAAAACATGATTCTCATTCTTGAAAAATCTTAATCAAGTTGCTACCTACATAGTGAATTCTTCTGTAATTccatatttttcttgttatatTTCATTTAGATTTAATTCTTCTGTGGTTACTTGCATATCAA
This region includes:
- the LOC125878019 gene encoding leucine-rich repeat extensin-like protein 4, with protein sequence MASFSFPITTTAFVILLLSLTSNVFNNSAAKHSHSSSVKGIKNPRLQKAYIALQAWKRVIYSDPNNFTSTWVGPSVCNYTGIYCAPFPNNTKLQVVAGIDLNHADIAGFLPEELGLLNDLALLHLNSNRFCGILPLSLSNLTLLHELDLSNNRFVGPFPNVVLSLPSLKYLDLRYNEFEGPLPPPLFSKDLDAIFVNNNRLTNVIPSNLGSSSASVVVFANNYFGGCLPPSIANFANTLEELLLTNTSLSGCLPPEVGFLYKLKVLDVSNNKLAGTIPYTIAGLAHLELLNLAHNMFSGTVPEGICVLPKLSNFTFSYNYFCEEQGICSNLTSKGIVYDDRRNCLPEKPLQRSKKECDAVDEHPIDCLAFHCGT